In Tenacibaculum pacificus, a single window of DNA contains:
- the leuD gene encoding 3-isopropylmalate dehydratase small subunit — protein sequence MEKFVKLIDTAVPLITENVDTDQIIPARFLKATDKKGFGDNVFRDWRFNKDGSVNEDFVLNNKSFKGSILVAGDNFGCGSSREHAAWALAGYGFKVVVSSFFADIFKGNALNNGILPIQVSEEYLKKLLKKVTEEPNTIVTVDLENQEIITAVGTSSFEINPYKKVCMINGYDDIDFLVSKKDKIEAFEASL from the coding sequence ATGGAAAAGTTTGTAAAATTAATTGATACCGCGGTTCCATTAATAACCGAAAATGTAGATACCGATCAAATTATACCAGCACGTTTTTTAAAAGCTACCGATAAAAAAGGTTTTGGAGATAATGTTTTTAGAGATTGGCGTTTTAATAAAGATGGAAGTGTAAACGAAGATTTTGTTTTAAATAATAAAAGTTTTAAAGGAAGTATTTTAGTTGCTGGAGATAATTTTGGATGTGGTTCTAGTAGAGAACACGCAGCTTGGGCTTTAGCTGGTTACGGATTTAAAGTTGTTGTTAGTAGTTTTTTTGCTGATATTTTTAAAGGAAATGCACTTAATAATGGTATTTTACCAATACAAGTATCCGAAGAATATTTAAAAAAATTATTAAAGAAAGTTACAGAAGAACCAAATACTATTGTTACTGTTGATTTAGAAAATCAAGAAATTATAACAGCTGTAGGTACTAGTAGTTTTGAAATTAATCCATATAAAAAAGTTTGTATGATTAATGGTTATGATGACATCGATTTCTTAGTAAGTAAAAAAGATAAAATAGAAGCTTTTGAAGCTTCATTATAA
- the ilvA gene encoding threonine ammonia-lyase IlvA, which produces MQIKTTYSPTIKAIEEAVATLKGVAIETPLLRNYIYSEKFDANIFLKREDLQQVRSYKIRGAYNKISSITEEQRRNGIVCASAGNHAQGVAFACKKLKIHGTIVMPAPTPKQKVEQVKMFGGDYVDIKLSGDTFDDAYTFAKNICDTLGKTFVHPFDDKKIIEGQATVGLEIIKQSEETIDYVFVPVGGGGLASGVSSVFKLLSPNTKVIGVEPEGAASMKTSISKNKNVKLAKIDKFIDGAAVQQVGHLTFDICKENLHDMITVPEGKVCQTILDLYNREAIVVEPAGALTITALDFFADEIKGKNVVCVISGSNNDITRTAEIKERALLYGQLKHYFIIRFPQRAGALKEFVIDVLGENDDITYFEYSKKTSRENGPAVVGIELVKSEDLAPLIARMKSLNFYGEYLNDKPNLFEFLI; this is translated from the coding sequence ATGCAAATAAAAACCACATATTCACCAACAATAAAAGCAATAGAGGAGGCTGTAGCTACACTGAAAGGTGTAGCTATAGAAACTCCGCTATTAAGAAATTATATTTATTCAGAAAAATTTGATGCAAATATCTTTTTAAAAAGAGAAGACTTACAACAAGTTAGATCTTATAAAATTAGAGGAGCATATAATAAAATTAGCTCGATTACTGAAGAACAACGCCGTAATGGAATTGTTTGTGCAAGTGCAGGTAATCATGCTCAGGGAGTTGCTTTTGCTTGTAAGAAGTTAAAAATTCATGGTACTATTGTAATGCCAGCACCTACACCAAAACAAAAAGTAGAACAAGTTAAAATGTTTGGTGGAGATTATGTTGATATTAAATTATCTGGTGATACTTTTGATGATGCTTATACTTTTGCAAAAAATATATGTGATACATTAGGTAAAACATTTGTACATCCTTTTGATGATAAAAAAATTATAGAAGGACAAGCAACAGTTGGTTTAGAAATAATTAAGCAATCAGAAGAAACTATAGATTACGTATTTGTACCTGTAGGTGGAGGAGGATTAGCCTCTGGAGTATCAAGTGTTTTTAAATTATTATCACCAAATACAAAAGTAATAGGTGTAGAGCCAGAAGGTGCTGCGTCTATGAAAACTTCTATTTCTAAAAATAAAAATGTAAAACTAGCTAAAATTGATAAGTTTATTGATGGAGCTGCTGTACAACAAGTAGGACATTTAACTTTTGATATATGTAAAGAAAATTTACACGATATGATTACAGTTCCAGAAGGAAAAGTATGTCAAACTATTTTAGATTTGTATAATAGAGAAGCGATTGTTGTAGAGCCTGCAGGGGCTTTAACGATAACTGCTTTAGATTTTTTTGCTGATGAAATTAAAGGTAAAAATGTTGTTTGCGTAATTAGTGGAAGTAATAATGATATTACAAGAACTGCCGAAATTAAAGAACGTGCATTATTGTATGGTCAATTAAAGCATTATTTTATTATTCGTTTTCCACAACGAGCAGGTGCGTTAAAAGAATTTGTTATAGATGTTTTAGGTGAGAATGATGACATTACTTACTTTGAATATTCTAAGAAAACAAGTAGAGAAAACGGACCCGCTGTAGTAGGTATTGAACTTGTAAAAAGTGAAGATTTAGCTCCTTTAATAGCTAGAATGAAGTCACTTAATTTTTACGGTGAATATTTAAATGATAAACCTAATTTGTTTGAATTTTTAATTTAA
- the ilvN gene encoding acetolactate synthase small subunit: MENRQTYTVSIYTENKLGILNRISGIFLRRHINIESMNISKSEIKSVSRFTLLVKVTEEQIKKIIGQIEKQVEVIKAYYHTDEDTIYQESCLFKLSSQSLIANDEIQTIINSSKSRIININKDFFVLEKSGTKEEIEELYHTLDKHGIMQFVRSGRIAITKDEMKISTLLLENN, translated from the coding sequence ATGGAAAATAGACAAACATATACTGTTTCAATTTATACCGAAAATAAACTAGGTATATTGAATAGAATTTCAGGGATTTTTTTAAGAAGACATATTAATATTGAAAGCATGAATATTTCTAAATCAGAAATAAAAAGTGTTTCAAGATTTACATTACTTGTAAAAGTAACTGAAGAACAGATTAAAAAAATTATAGGTCAAATAGAAAAGCAAGTCGAGGTAATAAAAGCATATTATCATACAGATGAAGATACTATATACCAAGAATCTTGTTTATTTAAGTTAAGTTCTCAATCATTAATAGCTAATGATGAAATTCAAACTATAATTAATAGTAGTAAATCGAGAATTATAAATATAAATAAAGACTTTTTTGTACTTGAAAAATCAGGAACTAAAGAAGAAATAGAAGAATTATACCACACTTTAGATAAACATGGTATAATGCAATTTGTTAGATCAGGACGAATTGCAATTACTAAAGACGAAATGAAAATTTCAACATTATTATTAGAAAACAACTAA
- the leuB gene encoding 3-isopropylmalate dehydrogenase, protein MKFNIAVIPGDGIGPEVTAQAQKVLKAVANVYDHTFIFNEALMGACAIDKTGNPLPDETIAICRKSDAILFGAIGDPKYDNDPTATVRPEQGLLKLRKELGLFCNERPVKAYQQLIENSPLKKEIIQGTDITIYRELTGGIYFGTKELSEDKQVASDGCTYSVIEIERIAHLAFKAAQNRRKKLTLVDKANVLETSRLWRKTVTVLAKQYPDVALDFIFVDNAAMQLILNPKQFDVILTENLFGDILSDEASVIGGSIGLLASSSIGKENGLFEPIHGSFPQAKGKDIANPLAAILSAAMLLKHLGLHEEAFTIEAAVEKSLELGITTEDINSDKNFGTRKVGDFIADYIYNKEDSNINFQNIHTGQSTII, encoded by the coding sequence ATGAAATTTAATATAGCTGTAATTCCAGGAGACGGTATTGGACCAGAAGTAACTGCACAAGCTCAAAAAGTTTTAAAAGCAGTGGCAAATGTGTATGATCATACCTTTATATTTAATGAAGCATTGATGGGTGCTTGTGCTATTGATAAAACAGGTAACCCGTTACCAGATGAAACAATTGCTATTTGTAGAAAAAGTGATGCTATTTTATTTGGAGCTATCGGAGATCCTAAATATGATAATGATCCTACGGCAACAGTTCGTCCAGAACAAGGTTTATTAAAGTTAAGAAAAGAATTAGGTCTTTTCTGTAACGAACGCCCTGTAAAAGCATATCAGCAATTAATTGAAAATTCTCCTTTGAAAAAAGAAATTATTCAAGGAACTGATATTACTATTTATAGAGAGTTAACTGGAGGTATTTACTTTGGAACAAAAGAACTTAGTGAAGATAAGCAAGTAGCTTCAGATGGTTGTACTTATTCTGTAATAGAAATAGAACGTATTGCGCATTTAGCTTTTAAAGCAGCACAAAATAGAAGAAAAAAATTAACATTGGTTGATAAAGCAAATGTGTTAGAAACTTCAAGATTGTGGCGTAAAACAGTAACAGTTTTAGCAAAACAATATCCTGATGTTGCTCTTGATTTTATTTTTGTAGATAATGCAGCAATGCAATTAATTTTAAATCCAAAGCAGTTTGATGTAATTTTAACTGAAAACTTATTTGGAGATATTTTATCTGATGAAGCAAGTGTAATCGGTGGTTCTATTGGTTTATTAGCATCTTCATCTATCGGAAAAGAAAATGGATTATTTGAGCCTATTCATGGTTCATTTCCACAAGCAAAAGGAAAAGATATTGCTAATCCATTAGCAGCTATTTTATCTGCAGCAATGTTATTAAAACATTTAGGTTTACACGAAGAAGCTTTTACTATAGAAGCTGCTGTTGAAAAATCATTAGAATTAGGAATAACTACTGAAGATATTAATTCTGATAAGAATTTTGGAACACGTAAAGTAGGAGATTTTATTGCTGATTATATTTATAATAAAGAAGATAGTAATATTAATTTTCAAAATATTCATACGGGACAGAGTACTATTATATAG
- the ilvB gene encoding biosynthetic-type acetolactate synthase large subunit has protein sequence MTTKTQTQSNGASKQKLHISGAEAVVKCLLEEGADLIYGYPGGAIMPVYDELYKYEDKINHVLTRHEQGATHAAQGFARATGKVGVAIATSGPGATNLITGIADAQIDSTPLVCITGQVASHLLGSDAFQETDIVGISTPVTKWNYQITKASEIPEIFAKAFYIAKSGRPGPVLIDITKDAQFEMFDFEYEKCTSVRSYKAKPDVSLDKVKEAAELINSAKKPMIVFGQGVILGQAEEEFKAFIEKANIPSAWTILGLSALPTAHELNVGMVGMHGNYAPNVLTNQCDLLIAVGMRFDDRVTGDLNRYAKQAKVIHFEIDPAEIDKNVKADVAVLGDVKQTLADILPLINKNSREAWLNEFAELDKIEYEKVQKEDLYPTKDGLTMAEVLKEINIASGGDAIIVSDVGQHQMFACRYAKFNKTKSNITSGGLGTMGFALPASIGAKMGMPDREVVMIAGDGGYQMNIQELGTILQTKAAVKIVVLNNEFLGMVRQWQQLFFDRRYASTEMTNPDFVAIAKGYSIDAKKVTKREDLASSVKEMMDSKDAYFLEVCVEKENNVFPMIPTGASVSDIRLE, from the coding sequence ATGACAACAAAAACTCAAACACAATCTAACGGAGCTTCTAAGCAAAAATTGCATATTTCTGGTGCAGAAGCTGTAGTAAAATGCTTACTTGAAGAAGGAGCAGATTTAATTTACGGATATCCTGGTGGAGCAATTATGCCAGTTTATGATGAATTATATAAGTACGAAGATAAAATAAACCATGTATTAACGCGTCATGAACAAGGGGCAACACATGCAGCACAAGGTTTTGCCAGAGCAACTGGTAAGGTTGGTGTAGCAATTGCAACTTCAGGACCTGGAGCTACAAATTTAATTACAGGTATTGCTGATGCTCAAATAGATTCTACACCATTGGTTTGTATTACAGGTCAAGTAGCATCTCATTTATTAGGTTCTGATGCTTTTCAAGAAACTGATATTGTTGGAATATCAACACCAGTAACAAAGTGGAACTATCAAATAACAAAAGCTTCTGAAATTCCAGAAATTTTTGCAAAAGCATTTTACATTGCAAAATCAGGAAGACCAGGACCAGTTTTAATTGATATCACAAAAGATGCTCAGTTTGAAATGTTCGATTTTGAATATGAAAAATGCACATCTGTACGTAGTTATAAAGCGAAACCTGATGTTTCTTTAGATAAAGTAAAAGAAGCAGCCGAGTTAATAAATAGTGCTAAGAAACCAATGATTGTTTTTGGTCAAGGTGTTATTTTAGGACAAGCAGAAGAGGAGTTTAAAGCTTTTATTGAAAAAGCAAATATTCCATCAGCTTGGACAATTTTAGGTTTATCAGCATTACCAACAGCACATGAGTTAAATGTAGGTATGGTTGGTATGCATGGTAATTATGCACCAAATGTTTTAACAAATCAGTGTGATTTGTTAATTGCAGTAGGTATGCGTTTTGACGACCGTGTAACAGGTGATTTAAATAGATATGCTAAGCAAGCTAAAGTTATTCATTTTGAAATAGACCCAGCTGAAATTGATAAAAATGTAAAGGCTGATGTTGCTGTTTTAGGTGATGTTAAACAAACTTTGGCAGATATTTTACCTTTAATCAATAAAAATTCACGTGAAGCTTGGTTAAACGAGTTTGCTGAGTTAGATAAAATAGAGTACGAAAAAGTACAAAAAGAAGACTTATACCCAACTAAAGATGGATTAACAATGGCTGAGGTTTTAAAAGAAATTAATATAGCTTCTGGTGGTGATGCTATTATTGTTTCTGATGTTGGTCAGCATCAAATGTTTGCTTGTCGTTATGCAAAGTTTAACAAAACTAAAAGTAACATTACTTCAGGTGGTTTAGGTACAATGGGGTTTGCTTTACCAGCTTCAATTGGAGCTAAAATGGGAATGCCAGACCGAGAAGTAGTTATGATTGCTGGTGATGGTGGTTACCAAATGAATATTCAAGAATTAGGTACTATTTTACAAACCAAAGCAGCTGTAAAAATAGTGGTACTTAATAACGAGTTTTTAGGTATGGTACGTCAGTGGCAACAATTGTTTTTTGATAGAAGATATGCTTCAACTGAAATGACTAATCCTGATTTTGTAGCTATAGCAAAAGGATATAGTATAGATGCTAAAAAAGTAACTAAAAGAGAAGATTTAGCAAGTAGTGTTAAAGAAATGATGGATTCTAAAGATGCATACTTTTTAGAAGTTTGTGTTGAAAAAGAAAACAATGTATTTCCAATGATACCAACAGGAGCATCAGTTTCAGATATAAGATTAGAATAA
- the ilvC gene encoding ketol-acid reductoisomerase: MATNYFNTLSLAGKLEQLAKCRFMDASEFSEGVSALKGKKVVIIGCGAQGLNQGLNMRDSGLDVSYALRGAAIEEKRASFKNASENNFNVDTFEALIPTADLVLNLTPDKQHTRVVNTVMPLMKKGATLSYSHGFNIVEEGMQIREDLTVIMVAPKCPGTEVREEYKRGFGVPTLIAVHPENDPENKGWAQAKAYAVATGGHKAGVLQSSFVAEVKSDLMGEQTILCGLLQTGSILSFERMVEEGIEPAYASKLIQYGWEVITEALKHGGITNMMDRLSNPAKIKAFEISEELKTILAPLFEKHMDDIMSGHFSTTMMEDWANDDVNLLSWRAATGETSFEKTAATSEEISDQEYFDNGVLMVAFVRAGVELAYDNMVAAGIKEESAYYESLHELPLIANTVARKKLFEMNRIISDTAEYGCYLFDHAAKPMLVDLTKKVDTSIIGKAFGTGSNEVDNLELIAVNNAIQNHPIEAIGKTLRTSMTAMKVIEQDQKEEVVFH, translated from the coding sequence ATGGCAACAAATTATTTTAATACATTATCATTAGCAGGAAAGTTAGAGCAACTAGCAAAATGTAGATTCATGGACGCTTCAGAATTTTCTGAAGGAGTTAGCGCTTTAAAAGGTAAAAAAGTAGTTATTATTGGTTGTGGAGCACAAGGTTTAAACCAAGGTTTAAATATGAGAGATTCTGGTTTAGATGTTTCTTATGCTTTACGTGGTGCTGCAATTGAAGAAAAAAGAGCTTCTTTTAAAAATGCATCTGAAAATAATTTTAATGTTGATACTTTTGAAGCATTAATTCCTACGGCTGATTTAGTTTTAAACTTAACGCCAGATAAACAACATACAAGAGTTGTTAATACAGTAATGCCTTTAATGAAAAAAGGAGCTACATTATCTTATTCTCACGGTTTTAACATCGTAGAAGAAGGAATGCAAATTCGTGAAGATTTAACTGTAATTATGGTTGCGCCTAAGTGCCCTGGTACTGAGGTTAGAGAAGAATATAAAAGAGGTTTTGGTGTGCCAACATTAATTGCTGTACACCCAGAAAATGATCCTGAAAATAAAGGATGGGCACAAGCAAAAGCATATGCAGTTGCAACTGGTGGCCATAAAGCAGGAGTATTACAATCTTCATTTGTTGCAGAAGTTAAGTCTGACTTAATGGGAGAGCAAACTATTTTATGTGGTTTATTACAAACCGGATCTATCTTATCTTTTGAAAGAATGGTAGAAGAAGGAATTGAGCCAGCATATGCATCTAAATTAATCCAATACGGATGGGAAGTAATTACCGAAGCTTTAAAGCATGGAGGTATTACAAATATGATGGATCGTTTATCGAACCCAGCTAAAATTAAAGCTTTTGAAATTTCAGAAGAATTAAAAACTATTTTAGCTCCATTATTTGAGAAACATATGGATGATATTATGTCAGGTCATTTCTCAACAACAATGATGGAAGATTGGGCTAATGATGATGTTAACTTATTATCTTGGAGAGCAGCAACAGGAGAAACTTCTTTTGAAAAAACAGCAGCTACTTCAGAAGAAATTAGTGATCAAGAGTACTTTGATAACGGAGTATTAATGGTTGCTTTTGTAAGAGCTGGTGTAGAATTAGCTTACGATAACATGGTAGCAGCAGGAATTAAAGAAGAATCTGCTTATTACGAATCATTACATGAATTACCTTTAATTGCTAACACTGTAGCAAGAAAGAAATTATTTGAAATGAACCGTATTATTTCTGATACAGCTGAATACGGATGTTATTTATTTGATCATGCAGCTAAACCAATGTTAGTTGATTTAACTAAAAAAGTTGATACTTCTATTATCGGTAAAGCTTTTGGTACAGGATCTAACGAAGTAGATAATTTAGAATTAATTGCTGTAAATAACGCTATTCAAAATCACCCAATTGAAGCTATTGGTAAAACATTAAGAACTTCAATGACGGCAATGAAAGTAATTGAGCAAGATCAAAAAGAAGAAGTAGTTTTCCATTAG
- a CDS encoding aspartate aminotransferase family protein produces the protein MKNDFLKYQGQTTPHPLAIEISHASGSYIYDSKGKKMLDFVAGVSANSLGHNHPKVTEAIKKQLDNYTHVMVYGEFIQKPQLELCKALANTLPENLSAVYLVNSGTEATEGALKLAKRFTDRAEIIAAKNGYHGNTQGAMSVCGAEEQNRAFRPLIPGVKFIEFNNEIDLEKITTKTAGVILETIQGGAGFIEPKNNYLSKVKKRCEEVGALLILDEIQTGVGRTGKFWGFENYNMTPDIIITGKGLGGGMPIGAFIASFDVMSCLKENPKLGHITTFGGHPIIASAGLATVTEITTTNIIEETIRKEKLIRNNFKNQKAIKEIRGRGLMLALIVDSPEIASKIILNCLDKGLILFWLLFEGSAIRITPPLTISDEEINEGCALIINEFNNL, from the coding sequence GTGAAAAACGATTTTTTAAAATACCAAGGACAGACCACACCACACCCTTTAGCTATTGAAATTTCTCATGCTAGTGGTAGCTATATTTACGATAGTAAAGGTAAAAAAATGTTAGATTTTGTAGCAGGAGTTTCTGCAAACAGCCTTGGACATAATCACCCAAAAGTTACTGAAGCTATAAAAAAACAGCTAGATAATTATACACATGTTATGGTTTATGGCGAGTTTATTCAAAAACCACAGCTAGAATTATGTAAAGCTTTAGCAAATACACTTCCTGAAAATTTATCTGCTGTTTATTTAGTCAATTCAGGTACTGAAGCTACCGAAGGAGCTTTAAAATTAGCCAAACGTTTTACTGATAGAGCTGAAATTATTGCTGCAAAAAATGGATATCACGGAAATACACAAGGGGCTATGAGCGTTTGTGGCGCTGAGGAACAAAATCGTGCTTTTCGTCCTTTAATTCCTGGTGTTAAATTTATTGAATTTAATAATGAAATAGATTTAGAAAAAATCACTACAAAAACAGCAGGTGTTATTTTAGAAACTATTCAAGGTGGCGCTGGTTTTATCGAACCTAAAAATAATTATTTATCCAAAGTAAAAAAACGTTGTGAAGAAGTTGGAGCATTGTTAATTTTAGATGAAATTCAAACAGGTGTTGGACGTACTGGAAAATTTTGGGGGTTTGAAAACTATAATATGACTCCTGATATCATCATAACAGGAAAAGGTTTAGGCGGAGGAATGCCTATTGGCGCTTTTATTGCTTCTTTTGATGTAATGAGCTGTTTAAAAGAAAATCCTAAATTAGGTCATATTACTACTTTTGGTGGGCATCCAATAATTGCTAGTGCAGGATTAGCAACTGTAACAGAAATTACAACAACAAATATTATTGAAGAAACTATAAGAAAAGAAAAGCTTATTAGAAATAATTTTAAAAATCAAAAAGCGATTAAAGAAATACGAGGAAGAGGTTTAATGCTTGCTTTAATTGTTGATTCTCCTGAAATAGCTTCAAAAATAATTCTTAACTGTTTGGATAAAGGCTTGATTTTATTTTGGTTACTTTTTGAAGGAAGTGCTATAAGAATCACACCTCCATTAACAATTTCAGATGAAGAAATTAATGAAGGATGTGCTCTTATTATAAATGAATTTAATAATCTTTAA
- the ilvD gene encoding dihydroxy-acid dehydratase, with amino-acid sequence MKLNKHSSRLTQDESQPASQAMLYAVGLTDEDMSKAQIGIASTGYDGNPCNMHLNNLAAEVKIETKIAGLVGLGFNTIGVSDGISMGTSGMNYSLASRDIIADSIETVMNAQSYDALVSVVGCDKNMPGAVIAMLRLNRPSIMMYGGTIASGNYKGRKLNIVSAFEALGQKVAGEIEEEEYREIIKRAIPGAGACGGMYTANTMASAIECMGFALPYNSSIPAENPNKLSEAERTALAIRNLLELDLKPLDIISKKSLENAIAIVNALGGSTNAVLHFIAIAHAADIEFTLDDIQKVSDRTPLIADLKPSGKYLMEDVHSIGGTPAVMKYLLDNGYLHGDCLTVTGKTLAENLANVEAMEFEEQDVIHPTDKALKSSGNIQIIYGNLATEGAVAKISGNEGLLFEGKAVVYDGEQAANTGISNGEVERGDVVVIRYVGPRGGPGMPEMLKPTSLIMGAGLGKSVALITDGRFSGGTHGFVVGHITPEAQSGGTIGILETGDKIRISAEDNSINVLLSDEELAERKSKWVAPELKHKKGILYKYAKTVASASKGCVTDGI; translated from the coding sequence ATGAAATTAAACAAACACAGTAGCAGGTTAACACAAGACGAATCTCAACCAGCATCACAAGCGATGTTGTATGCAGTCGGTTTAACTGATGAAGACATGAGCAAAGCCCAAATAGGTATTGCAAGTACAGGTTATGACGGAAATCCGTGTAACATGCATTTAAATAATTTGGCTGCCGAAGTAAAAATTGAAACAAAAATTGCTGGTTTAGTTGGTTTAGGTTTTAATACAATTGGTGTTTCTGATGGTATTTCTATGGGAACATCAGGTATGAATTATTCTTTAGCTTCTAGAGATATTATTGCTGATTCAATAGAAACAGTAATGAATGCACAAAGTTATGATGCATTAGTATCTGTAGTTGGTTGTGATAAAAATATGCCAGGAGCAGTAATAGCAATGTTACGTTTAAATCGTCCATCTATTATGATGTACGGAGGAACAATTGCTTCAGGAAATTATAAAGGAAGAAAATTAAATATCGTTTCGGCATTTGAGGCTTTAGGTCAGAAAGTAGCAGGAGAGATAGAAGAAGAAGAGTATAGAGAGATTATCAAAAGAGCAATTCCTGGTGCAGGTGCATGTGGTGGTATGTACACTGCAAACACAATGGCTTCTGCAATAGAATGTATGGGGTTTGCATTACCTTATAACTCATCGATACCTGCTGAAAATCCTAATAAATTATCTGAAGCAGAAAGAACAGCTTTAGCTATTAGAAATTTATTAGAGTTAGATTTAAAGCCTTTAGATATTATATCTAAAAAATCATTAGAAAATGCTATTGCAATAGTTAACGCTTTAGGAGGATCTACAAATGCAGTGTTACACTTTATAGCAATTGCACACGCTGCAGATATTGAGTTTACTTTAGATGATATTCAAAAAGTAAGTGATAGAACGCCATTAATTGCTGATTTAAAACCATCAGGAAAATATTTAATGGAAGATGTTCACTCGATAGGAGGAACACCTGCTGTTATGAAATATTTACTAGATAATGGATATTTACATGGTGACTGTTTAACTGTTACTGGAAAAACATTAGCTGAGAATTTAGCAAATGTTGAAGCAATGGAGTTTGAAGAGCAAGATGTAATTCATCCAACAGATAAAGCTTTAAAATCATCTGGGAATATTCAGATAATTTATGGAAACTTAGCTACAGAAGGAGCTGTTGCTAAAATTTCAGGAAATGAAGGATTACTTTTCGAAGGGAAAGCAGTTGTTTATGATGGAGAACAAGCAGCAAATACAGGTATCTCTAACGGAGAAGTTGAAAGAGGTGATGTTGTAGTTATTAGATATGTTGGACCAAGAGGAGGACCTGGTATGCCAGAAATGTTAAAACCAACTTCATTAATTATGGGAGCAGGTTTAGGAAAATCTGTAGCATTAATTACTGATGGTCGTTTTTCAGGAGGAACTCACGGTTTTGTAGTAGGACATATTACACCTGAAGCTCAATCAGGAGGAACAATAGGTATACTTGAAACAGGAGATAAAATTAGAATTAGTGCTGAAGACAACTCTATAAACGTATTACTTTCTGATGAAGAATTAGCAGAAAGAAAATCGAAATGGGTTGCTCCAGAATTAAAGCATAAAAAAGGGATTTTATATAAATATGCAAAAACTGTTGCATCAGCATCTAAAGGATGTGTAACTGATGGAATTTAA